A window of Fibrobacter sp. UBA4297 genomic DNA:
GTTGACAAGGAATCTGGTCAGACCATCATCAAGGGTATGGGCGAACTCCACCTTGACGTTTATATCGAACGTATGCGCCGTGAATACAAGTGCGACGTGACGACCGGTGCTCCGCAGGTTGCTTACCGCGAAACCATCACCCGCCCGGCCAAGTTCGACTACACCCACAAGAAGCAGACCGGTGGTTCTGGTCAGTATGCTAAGGTTGTCGGTGAAATGCGTCCGATGCCAGTCGAAGGCGACCAGGAAAAGGTCTACAACTTCGTCAACTCCGTCGTCGGTGGCCGTATTCCGAAGGAATACATCCCGTCTTGCGATAAGGGTTTCCAGAGCTGCATGGAAGCAGGTTCCCTCATCGGATTCCCGGTTGTCGGCATCGAAATGGAAGTCACGGATGGTGCATTCCACCCGGTCGACTCCTCTGATATGGCGTTCCAGGTTGCAGCCCGTATGGCCTTCCGCGAAGCTTTCGCTAAGGCTGGTGCTCAGATTCTCGAACCGATCATGAAGGTCGAAATCCAGACCCCGACCGAATTCCAGGGCGGTGTCGTGGGTAACGTTTCCCAGCGTCGTGGTGCAATCACAGGCACTAGCGAAGAACAGGGCATGACCACGATCGATGCAGAAGTTCCGCTTTCCGAAATGTTCGGTTATGCTACGGACCTCCGCTCCATGACTCAGGGTAAGGCTGAATTCACGATGGAATTCTGCAAGTACCTCCCGGTTCCGAAGAACATCCAGGAAGAACTCATCAAGAAGTACGGCGACAAGGTCAAGGCAAGAGCTTAATACGACCGCTCGGGTCTAAACGCAGGCAAGAACCTCCGTCGGACCCTCGCTCTCGCAAGAAGCCCTCGGTTAATACCGAGGGTTTCTTTTTGCTCACGGATGACTGCCAAATGCAAAAAATCTCGAAAGTTTAAAAGGCCTGCAACTTTCGTTGCAGGCCTTTTTTGTATAAAATAAAACGGCGTGGAAAATCAATTTTTTTTGAAAAACGTCATTTTTTACGTGAGTAAAGTCAATTTTTTGATAATTTTCACGTAAAATTTTAATGTTATATGTAGAGATTTATGTTGTTTTTGATGTTTTTGTGCTTTTTTCATGGCGGAAAGTATGAATTTCACTTTTTTGAATCTGAAAAAACCTTAAAAAGTAGAAAAGTTTGCTTTCGGCAAGCCTAAAAGTGTTATTTTGTACTAAAATTTACGTGAGTAAACCTTAATTTTGAGCATTTTTCACGTAAAAATCGCCTAAAATCCGATTTTTGCTTCAATACAGCTGTTTTTGAAGTTAATATCCCAAAAAAATCCTCAAAAAGGAAGGACCCCGCATGCGCAAGCCTACGGGGTCCTTGAAAATTCGTAACACTAGTAAGTTCTACTCCGCGATTCGATCCGGCTTCCCGTCTCAGAACCAGAATTTACTGGTGCCACGAGAATAATATAGCACACAAATTGCAAGAGCGAACAAAATTTCGCTCGCTCTTTTAATCCCGCGCGGAACATTCCAATATGGAATAGCCACGAAGCGGCAGAGCCGCAGAACTTAGTTGGCAGTTGGCAGAACTTAGAGAGAATGCATTGTTCTAAGTTCTAAGTTCTAAGTTCTAAGTTCTAAGTTCTAAGTTCTAAGCTCTCAACTTCGCTTCTTTCCACAGCTTTTGCAAGCCTTCTAAGCCAACATCCTTAATTTCCTTGCCTTGTTCTTTAACGCGGCGTTCCACTTCGCGGAAGCGCTTTTCGAACTTGTTGTTCGCGCGTTGCAGTGCGATGTTGGCGTTGAAACCGCAATGGCGAGCCACATTCACGAGACTGAACATGATATCGCCGAATTCATCTTCCAGGCGGTCCACGTTTGCATTTTCGGGAGAAATCTTTTCCATCTCGGCGCGGAATTCAGCAAATTCCTCCTGAGCCTTGTCGAACACGGGAGCAGCCTCACCCCAGTCAAAACCGACTTTTGCCACACGGCGGATAATATCTTGCGAGCGCGCAAGTGTCGGCATGCTCTTGCTAACTTTATCCATAATGGATTCACCGGCATGCTTTAAGTTGTTTTTCTCTTGCGCCTTGATGCGTTCCCAGCGGCGGCTCACATCATCGGCCGTATCGACCTTAGCATCGCCGAACACGTGCGGATGCCTGCGCACCATCTTTTCGCACAAGCCCTGAATCACGTCATCTATTGTAAAGTCACCCTGCTCCTTCATCACTTGCGAATGGAAAATTACCTGGAACAGCACATCGCCGAGTTCCTCGCACATGTGCTCCTTGTCGCCATCTTGCGCAGCATCGATAAACTCACAGCTTTCTTCAACTAGATACGGCAACAGCGAATGCGTGGTCTGCTTGCGGTCCCACGGGCAGCCATTTTCCGAACGCAGACGAGCCATAATATCAACGAGATCTTTAAACGTGTACTTCATGCGCCCAAAGATAGAAAGTAAACGCACCCCCTTGCTTTTATACAACAAATTCAGTAAATTAGTTATGGCTTTATTAGATTCTTACTTATATCGTTTCTTATATCCGTTAGTTTTATTCAAACCATCCACTCCACACCTGCAATCTCCGCCAGCCCCCGGAATGCAACGGATATGGCAGCAAAGCAACAACATGGAAACGACAACATTTAACGAATCCTATCGCAAACTCCTACCCCAAAATTACCCACAAGCCTTGCGTGCATCCAAGTATAGTCCCAAGCAACTCTTTTGCAAAGGCTCTCTCCCCTCCAACGACAAAATCGGCATCGCCATGGTCGGCACGCGACGCCCATCCGCCAACGCCGAAGAACTCTGCAGGCGACTCGTCGGTTCGCTCAAACCCACAAACGCCGTGGTCATTTCGGGGCTTGCACAGGGCATAGACAGCTTTTGCCACCGCGCAGCCCTCGATGCAGGCATACCCACAATAGCCGTCTTAGCGCAAGGGCTAGACGCCAAAATCGAAGGGGAACGCAACACCCTCGCCAAACGGATTATCGACGCAGGAGGCGCCCTATTGAGCGAATACGAAGGCGACACGCCAGCCTACAAGGGGAACTTCATCGCACGGAACCGCATCATCAGCGGGCTCAGCCAATCGACGCTCGTGGTCCAGAGCCGTAAAAAAGGAGGCGCCCTACTCACCGCGCAATTCTGCCTAGACGAAGGGAAACCTCTCCTCGCCTGCCCCGGGAACTTCGACTGCGAACTCTACAGCGGCACGAACGCGCTCCTCGACAGCGGGCACGCCAAAGCCGTCTTCATTCCCGAAAGTCTACGGGCAGTCGCCGGAATTCCATGCCTCGAAGGGGCAAAAATCGAGCAATTGAGCACATACGGGGTACAACTGTCGGACGGGGCTCAAAAAGTCTTTGACCGGTTTAACGGATTCCGCAAAACATTTTCGGAACTTCAAGAAGATTTCGACTTTAAGGCGCCAGAACTTTTAGCTATATTGACGGAGCTAGAAATATCTGGTCTAGTCTCGTCAAAGGACAACTTCCAATTCTATTTTAACGGAGCATAATTAGTTGCACATTCGAGTTATCATTAGAATTGCCACGATAATTACGTTCGCGTTTTTGGTGTTTCACGTGATGTTCGGCAAGAACAGCATCCCGGAACAGCGCAGAATTGCAAGAGAAATCGAGCTTTATCAAAAGCAGATAGATTCACTTAGTAAAGTCATCGAGCAGCGAAACGAGCTCATCCAAAAGCTAAAGACCGATTCCCTCTACAAAGAAGAAATTCTGCGTACCCGCTACGGCATGAGCCGCGAAGGTGAGAAAGTGTTTCAGTTGGTGAAATGATGATTAGTAGGAAGTAGTCGGTAGGAAGTAGGAAGTTTTTATAATCGCGACAAAGCCGCCTAACTATTCCTGCCTAC
This region includes:
- the mazG gene encoding nucleoside triphosphate pyrophosphohydrolase gives rise to the protein MKYTFKDLVDIMARLRSENGCPWDRKQTTHSLLPYLVEESCEFIDAAQDGDKEHMCEELGDVLFQVIFHSQVMKEQGDFTIDDVIQGLCEKMVRRHPHVFGDAKVDTADDVSRRWERIKAQEKNNLKHAGESIMDKVSKSMPTLARSQDIIRRVAKVGFDWGEAAPVFDKAQEEFAEFRAEMEKISPENANVDRLEDEFGDIMFSLVNVARHCGFNANIALQRANNKFEKRFREVERRVKEQGKEIKDVGLEGLQKLWKEAKLRA
- a CDS encoding DNA-processing protein DprA, producing the protein METTTFNESYRKLLPQNYPQALRASKYSPKQLFCKGSLPSNDKIGIAMVGTRRPSANAEELCRRLVGSLKPTNAVVISGLAQGIDSFCHRAALDAGIPTIAVLAQGLDAKIEGERNTLAKRIIDAGGALLSEYEGDTPAYKGNFIARNRIISGLSQSTLVVQSRKKGGALLTAQFCLDEGKPLLACPGNFDCELYSGTNALLDSGHAKAVFIPESLRAVAGIPCLEGAKIEQLSTYGVQLSDGAQKVFDRFNGFRKTFSELQEDFDFKAPELLAILTELEISGLVSSKDNFQFYFNGA
- a CDS encoding FtsB family cell division protein, translating into MFHVMFGKNSIPEQRRIAREIELYQKQIDSLSKVIEQRNELIQKLKTDSLYKEEILRTRYGMSREGEKVFQLVK